From the genome of Prunus persica cultivar Lovell chromosome G8, Prunus_persica_NCBIv2, whole genome shotgun sequence:
TTTAGGCACAAACAATGCATCAAATCATGAGTGACTGAGTGACAGAGTGACAGAGTGAGATCCCAATGGAGCTTCTTGCTTGCTGCTAGATGGCAATCTTTTCTGTAGAGTCTGTGCCAGACAAGAAGaataatttattgaaaatcaggTTTGGACTCATTTGTTCTTTATTGAAGTCTGTCTAAACTGAGTgtgaaaatcatattttctttatcgATTGTAAcaacttaaataaataaacaaacaaaattgtttgacccaaaaatacaatataatCAACTTTCTGACTTACCTATTTGATCTTTCCTGAAAaggttgtgaaaaaaataggtttaaatttatgaaaataagATTGTATCAACAAGAAGTCAAAGCTGGTGTTGGTGCCTCCATCTCCTCTCTATTATAATGAAGGCCACTGGCTTTTGAAGAAGAGTCAATTATTTGTTGAAGTTATGGAACTTGTCCCATATAAAAATGGCATATAGTTAAAGTTTGtaccaaattgaaattgccACTGCAGAGCTGCCTCATCAAATCAAGTTTGCACCTTTTGGTCTTTTGGCTTTAGTGTGTAAGTGGACCCCACCTAGGTAATGAAGTTGTGCATTGGGAATCTTTATTCCTTAATTTAACTTGTTTTACACAAATCTTATTAACCATGTAATTCAAGAAATGTGCCTTTATTTAATGTCAAATTGAAGAGCTTGGATCCTCAAATGGAAAAACTTATATGAATTAGGAATaacattgttttgttatttttagccaattatgttatgttaaataaaaaagttatcatGCATGACATAACGTGATTGACcgaaaatagcaaaacagtaATGAGAAGATAAAATAGGgagtagaaaaaagaaaaaaaggacatCAATGGGAAAATGATGTCTTCCTGTTTTTTTACCCATGAGGGTGAAAAATGAGCTTGAATCATTAGAGAAGGTGAGGAAAAGGGGTGGGTGAGCCACTGattattttaagaattttttatttaaaataataataataatagtctAAGCCCATTATTTTAGTTGTGGAGAATGATGGTGTGTGAATGTATTTGAAAGCAAGCATGTGAATGTAATTGTCAAACGTGTGACTAGGTGGATCATGATGCTGCTTGAGTTGAGTTATTAACTATTTTAAGCAAAGTTCAAGAGATGAGATGTAGATATGGGCCTTTCTTTCAATTATTTGGGGCCGTGACCAACATAGAAAGTCGCATGATACCATAACTTTTTTCCGTTTCAAGAACACTTATGGCTACTGTGGGTGTGATTTTCTTAGGATTATGGCAGCCAGCCATTGGCCAAAGTCCTCTCCCCTtgtacactttttttctttttttatagaatCAAACACATGAGCTCGGGTACATGAGTAAATGCgtttaaccacttgagctactAGTCCAttgtagtttttttgtttatgcttTTAAGGGCTGGGGTCAAATTCTTCACCAAGCTGCCCCAAAGCAAGCATGACCCTAAAGAGGCTAAAGTGAAATTGTTTGCTACTTTGTTGAAAGTGGTAGGTTTTTACACTAATGTCAATGATGGCAGCTTagaatatatgttttttttgaaaacgAGGTCTACACAGAGACCTGGGAGCTGAGCTTGAGAGAAATTGAGACAACAGCAGCAAAGGGGTTCGCGTCTAGTCCTACCTAATGAGAGAAGAGCTCAACTGAACAACAAGAACGAAACTGTGAGTGACAGAATCAGAGAGTAGATGCGTACGTGTAACGGGCAATACATGTCAGCATCCAAAAGTATAGGTTCCGAGACCCCACTTGGCAAATATTTCCGGAAACGACAAACGACCTTGAGGCAAGGCGAATATGATAGAATAAGGCAAAACATttccgaccaaaaaaaaaaaagaaaaaaaaatgcaaaacattttcgaccaaaaaaaaaaaagaaaaaaaaaaggcaaaacatgTGTAATGTCCTTTTTACCCAACTAGAGGACAAAAACAAGTATGGTCAAAGTTGACTTTGATAGTGCCCTTTCATTTGAGCAACACAATTGCTGTGCAGTACATGAGATGAAACTGGTGACACTTTTAGTGGAAGGGAAAATTGCTTGCTTGCAATGGTAATGGTAATTACTTGAAAGAGATGAAAAGTAGATATGGAAGGAATTTGAGCATTGCAGCTTATTTGGGATTTATATCGATTGCTGTATATAGATGACACAAGCATCAACAATGTCTGTCGTCTGTCCTACTACTGTGGGAAAAACAGATTTGGTTGATACGACCGACCATAACTGAGAAATGTGAAACCTTTGCACAATTGACCATTACACATTTACTTAACTGACTTCTATATAAACAAAACGAGGATGTTGGTGAAACCGCACCCCTCCGGAGATAATGAAAGAGTCACTTTTGGGTATTTCGTTTAACTTGAACGACGAACCTCACCACCTTGTCTCGTGCTTCTGCTACTGCTTAAAGGGACAGAAGTCTGACTGGTGTGTTGCACATCAGATAGTGAAACCGATCCACTCTGAGAAAAAATCAATCCAACTGAACTGCTTGAGGTGTTCCCAGAAGAAGGCACTCTAGTTGAATAAGTAtcttttttggaagttgaaatTAATTCCGGCCGAAGGTCAGTTGACGAGGATGAAGGAGCCAGGGTAGCCAGCAAAGACCCAACTGGGTATGGAGTAACAGGCATATCAACCAGAGATGAAGCTGAGGGATTGTACCTCATGGTCCCTATTGGATGATCGAACTTGCACGTAGATCCAAACTTGCAGTGACCATTTTGCAGGTAGAATGTACAAGGTTGCACTCCCTGTTTTTCACATTATGAAATgaattaaacataaaaagtCTGAAACAAAATCACAATAACATTTTCAGCACTGTATACCAACATTAAAGAAATCTGAATAGGAATGAGTAATACCCTAGAGGATCAAAAAAGCAAGGGAATGAAAAGGAAGAACAGATCTGAAACAaggtaattaatgaaagaagaataTTACATTAAAATTACACCAATTACCAATCAGATTAATCCAAAAATGAGCATAAACTACATCAGAACACAATCGCAAAGATTACcgtacaaaataaatcatttataaaagAAGACTGCTAAAGAGAACAAGGAAAACGAACACCCCTAAGTAAAACTGCAGAACCCTCTAAAATCAAAACCTTTTTACATAACCTATTCTACtttaaggaagaaaaaaagacaacaCATAGCAAGACAGCCTGTCTCGGCTACTCAATTGTATGAATATGGTTGTACAAAGGAAGTCAACTATGTATGATTCTAAATGTTACACCTACCTTTTACAACAAACTTACTGTTTAAACAAGAGTAAGAAGAGAATATAAAATTGGATAACCAAGTCAGCAAGTATTCAATAACTTTCAATAgtggaaatttaaaaaattaaagattcAAAAGAATAAACAGAAAACAACTTTGCATACCGGACGAAGTGGAAGACCAATTGGACTAAGGAGACAATTTGTCCTTGGTATGACCCTATCCCGAGGATGATGATACCTACAAGATGGTCCATATTTACAGTCCCCAGTTTTCAGATAGTACTGGCATTCAGGTTCGCCAGGCCTCTCTGGGAAAACTTGTTCACTCGGGCTGCTGCTAGAAGGACCAACAGCAGAGGGTACGGAGGTATAAGGTCTTGCAAGTCCATGTGTTGGAGAAGATAACTGTGTCACTCCATATAAAGAAGTTGCTCCAACTGTGGGTTGGGCTCCGGGAGACAGTACAGGGCTAAGAGGTGCCTGCACCAAGTAAACCAATTACGTAAAGAGATGAATTCGAATCATATTTCAAACCTAAATATGTTTTATCATACCGAATAACTCCAACCCTGAATAGGAACAACTCCTGGAGGAATCAAGACGGGACCATAAGCCCCTTGCACATATGAACCAGGTAATAGTGGAGGCCTAGGCACCCTCAAACCGGTGGATGCCCCCCCAAACTGCTCTGCCATAGGAACAGAAGGAGACTGCACCGATGGATAAAACTGAGGTGCAGAAGCCGGGATTGTTGTTCCAGCAGGTTGTGGGTGATGGAATTTACAGGTTATGCCAAATTTGCATTGCCCCGTTTTCAAATAGTAGGAGCATTCATTCTCGCCCTGTTGTGTAACACAAATTGTAAGGAATTTATACCACAAGTTTCTCAAAATTCTACACACACATGTGGGGATGAGAGGCAGAGAGAGGAAATTCAAACCGGTCGTAATGGTAATCCATAAATATTCAGGGGAGCTCGGCTCAGGGATCCACCTCCATGTTTTGGATGGTGGAACTTGCAGGACGCACCAAATTTACAGGTCCCAGTCTTTAAATAATACTGCacattaaacaaacaaatgccATAATTGCATACTGAAGTTCAAAgctcaaataattaaataaacagcAGAACAAAATTGCAGCAAAGTTTCCAGATCTACATTGCATTTCATGCTACAAATTACAATAGATCACAAAAACAACTGCATACCTGACATATAGGTTCTCCCACTCGCTCTGGGTAGTCCCCTGTAGCTCTTACAGCTGCCACAACCTATGTGCAGCATCAAaccaaaatcataaataaaagaaaacaaaattctcCAATAAGACTATTCAGTTATTGGTAAAATCCAAGCAAAGAAAATGAGTTTTTATTGTTAGTCGCTCAAGCAAAATCGCCCACTCCACTGAGCCCAAAACACAAATACTATTTTCATCAATTATAGACTGTACTTCACTAGGTATAAAACCCAATAAACATGCCATTCCAAAAATTTccccattttcttttccccctCTTTCTCAGCAAACAAACAATCATCTAGTTTCGGGCAAAGGGACAACAAGCTATGAGCGCCAAAACACTCAAActtatgaaaattcaaaacaaccTATATTTCCTGATGCAGTCACCTATCACTGAAAGCTTAAGACTCATTCACATATCAAGATTCAAAACCCACATTAAAGCAGTATCGAAAATGCTCATTAACTGATTGCAATGCAAATTTACAATGAACAAGGATTTACCGCAGCACGATCACGAGGATGGTTGTAACGGCACCGAATACCGTATCCACAGAAGCCGGTCCGCATGTAGTAGACACAGTTGGGAACGCCGGGTCGCTCCGGGTACGATTCGCTGCTCGTCAGCCCCAATTGCCACATTTGTTCTACAATTCAATCAAAAATCACAACAAAACCCCAATCACACCCCCACATtaccataacaatacaaaaccCTAGAAAACCCAGGGTACTAAATTGCCCAAATCGAACTCAAAACGAACGCAAATTGGAAAGGCTAAGCGCAAGTAAAGTAATACCTTCGAGGCCAGTCTCGCCGGCCCCCGGACTCCACTCTTGGTTAGACCCATTTCTGGCGGGGTTTCGACCGTATAACTCCATCAAAAAAGGGTGTCGTCTGGGGTCTCTGTACACTTGCAGCAACTGTAGGGACTATGGGAAGGGTAAAAAAGGAAGGCTGTACAAGATTTCACAACCCTTCTAGAATGATCACAGAGCTCGATCGAATGGAGATGGTGTGAAAccaaagaggagagaaaacgGAGACGGTTTCACAGTAGTGGAGAAGAGCTTAatgctttctctctcctctctctctctctctctctctctctctctctaaagaGACCGTATCCGTACGGTCTGGTATTGGCCTTTTTGGCgtcacacacacaaaacacacactctctctctctccctctctctctttttttccctctttttgttttgggtttttttctttttgttttttttttttaacacttGGACTGTGTTTCCGTACCGGCCAAAATAAGCACACCTGGAAAGAGTAAGCTTCGTTTTGGAACCGACGCTGGGCCTTTGAAATTACGAAGCAGCCCTTGTGGTGCAGACGTGGGATGTGACAAATTGGGACTTCGTTGTGGTGGACGAAACTGTCATTTCGGTAATTGGAGTGAGAGAGGCTTCTGATTGGCTTGTTTTTTGCTGGTCTCTCAGCCAGCCGTGCACGAATGGAGCCACTTTTACTCCGACTCAGCTGGTCTCGGACAAAAATACGAGTTTTGCGTTGTACCGTACGGCGTGTGGTCGGAAGTTTAGATTCTCAACTAATGAATGTTGttgctctctctctacaaaaaaaaaaccaaatcggCGCTAAAATCTAGCTTAAGAATGTACGACAAGATTAACGGCTCGCTCCATCGGCATCGATCGCATCTAAATTATTGGGGGCTGCGGTGCACATTTGTTCTCCTATTTTGTTGGTCAAGGCGGTGCACATTCAATTATAAAATGCTTTGATTGCCTTATAttcttgcaagttgcaacaaCTGTTCTTACCAAATTTATACACCCAAATTTTATGAGCTTATTTGTTaggatataaataaataatacattccgtgatatttttcttcttaatgttaaaaaaaatattataaatttgaattattcCTCTTCTATTGATGAAGAATCAAAGGCTACAATGTATTATGACCCTTGCACATTTGTTCATGGCTTACATAGGCAACTATAACTTTGCTATGTGTCTATCAATTGTTTTGAATCAACATTGTCAAATTCATGTATGGTGAAAAAATGATCATGTGATAAAAAAGCAAATAGGGAGTTAAGGAAAAGTCATTGCATTAATCAAACGAATCATATTCTCCTTCAATTTAGGTAGGCGGTGAATGAATTAAATACATCTCGTATATAAGCAACTTTACATAATGTTATGCGCTACCGATTCGTATATCAAGCCAAGCCGAGTCATTGAAAAAGAAGCGCGACGCGCATTAATACGAGATATGTACTTTTCTTTAGTAAAGGCCTCAGTTTATCAACAATTTGCTTTTATACCCTTTCTTCTTACTTTAGAAGTGATAGACCTTATTTATCTTGTTGGTTGAAGACCGTTTGGATGTTAGCATATTGTCTACTATGTAGTTATGACGCTTACGTACCCATAactacataaatattataaaataatgcatataaaaaagaaataatgaagCGAGATGGATGACGtattcattgtttttttatatatagaaattttAGAATTTCATTCATAATACAACCAAAAAAGTCACTAGTCACAAAAGGTCATTATAGTAACGGAGCgatctaacatcaaaattaagacaatttgATGCGCTTCCACTAACGATCATGCATGATCGAATAAACTCTGGTATAGACATCTCAACTAAGATTGCAGACTCAGAATAAAattaaagcttgaaaaaacaaagtcataacaatataaataaaactctTACAAATGAGAGAtaaaaagctctcacaaaatgagaacccaaagagtctctgtAACTTATTGCGAACataaaaaaaccacaaaaaagatggtggtggagattcGATGCAGAGACGCAGCCGCCTACGATGGTGggaggaaaatcataacaaaatgaagataaacaggaaaaatattttgtctctgaaaatgaggggagaaaagaggaaggaagagaaaagggAAGAGGGGAGGAAGAATAGTGACTTCCTCCCCCCTTAAAGAGAAAACAACTCTATGAGgatttttagagagagaggggcTTAGGTTTAGGAGAGAGaagtgaataaatttttaaacatTGTTTACTTATTATAGTTTTATTGTTAGTTAAATATAAATGATATTGGGAGaatgagaaatcaaaccttGCAAATGCTATTAGCTTAACTAGGTACAAGCACCTTATCGTATGCCTCTAATTTACTTAATTTATATGAGAGAATTGTATTTTAGCATGTGATCAGAAGTAGCAAGTTAACAAGAGTCTCCTCTTGGCAATTTTTCGTTTTCCACCAAAGAAGCTAGTTGTAGTTGCTTCCAATCACAACCTTATTCCGCGATTCGGATAGGATATCCCAGTAACCAAACAAGACTTGGAAAGGGAACTTTATCTTTTCCAAACACCACGTGTTCGTTCCTTCCCGGTTACCCCATCCATAACttgaaaaaaaaccaaaccaattttcttttcctaccACTTCGACTGGAGCGCGCCTTTTCGCTGTCCTCCTACTTCCATGGCTGCAATGAGTACGAGCTCCACCACACCCGCGCGATTACTTGCATTTCCATTACGACACCGTTTCCACGACCATTCGCGGAGTTCCCTGGCCTTTAATAAACCTCTTCCAAGAGCTCCTAGACTCATTTGCATGGCGGTTCGTACatcacaaaataataataaaataattcacagtttttAACTTCCTTTCTGtaattgtatttatttagtgaTGGAAATAGTTTTCCCGAGAAACAAACAGATGCTGTAGGACTCACTTTCTTGTGTTGTTTTGTGAAATTGTAGGAGCCCTATTTGATTACAAAGCTGGATTCTGCCGAGAAGACGTGGAAAGAGTTATCGGTATGATTCTCACactaatataaattataatgttttgttttatcGAGTATTCTCCTtctctgtgtgtgtttgtgagCTTTTGAATTACTATCTAAGTATATGGGTTAGGGTTTTAGGCAGGGGTTTATGGATTTGTCTGGTGGAGAATTTGAATGGTTTGGGAAGGTTGGGAATATGGCATTTTGgtcattaaattttttatggcAGTGATTGCAATTGAGGGCCATTTCAGAGAACTCTGGCATGAAACTTTGACTCAAAATTTTATGGTTCCTCCTCCGCCCTCTTTTTTATGCAATAGGCGATAACTCCAGACTTTCTCTCGAATGATTTAAATCTAAGACCTAGTACCATTACGGCATTTCTGGACCATGCCATCAAACAAAGGATTAAGAAAGACCAGCATAAATTGGGTTTAATTGGTTCTTCAGTATAGAGTATTGTACTATGCTGCTGCACGGTTAGTTATTGCTGTTGTTTTCTCTACATTTGAGTGtacttaataaaataaaataaaattgcagGTTAAGCTGGCTGATCCAGATGTCGTGTCAAATCCTAGTGAATACCAGAAGCTGGCACAGTCCGTGGCTGAGCTCGACGAGGTGATGCAGTTTATCTTTGCTACTTCTCCTGCCAGGTTTTACTCGTATGTTCTTCTTGAATTTCATTTCAGGTTTTCACTGACAATATTTtgcctttgttttctttggtcaGGTTGTGACAATCTATAAGAATTACAAAGGCTGCGAGAAGCAGTTACAAGAGACAAAAGGTTTACTCTAACTTGTATGCCTGTGTAAAacatttcttttgaaaattcTGGAGGTATTCACTAACATTCATTCTGATTTTTCCCCCCCTTAATCGATATATCAGCTTTAGCAAAAGATGCTGGCAATGATGAGGATATGGCAGAGATGATATCTTATGAAATTGAATCTTtatccaatcaaatcaaagaaCTGGAAGGGAAGCTCAAGGTACTTTTACATGCATAATggagttatttatttatttatattctcTGGTTCTTTTGATAGCAAATTGGTATTC
Proteins encoded in this window:
- the LOC18766705 gene encoding zinc finger CCCH domain-containing protein 32; translated protein: MELYGRNPARNGSNQEWSPGAGETGLEEQMWQLGLTSSESYPERPGVPNCVYYMRTGFCGYGIRCRYNHPRDRAAVVAAVRATGDYPERVGEPICQYYLKTGTCKFGASCKFHHPKHGGGSLSRAPLNIYGLPLRPGENECSYYLKTGQCKFGITCKFHHPQPAGTTIPASAPQFYPSVQSPSVPMAEQFGGASTGLRVPRPPLLPGSYVQGAYGPVLIPPGVVPIQGWSYSAPLSPVLSPGAQPTVGATSLYGVTQLSSPTHGLARPYTSVPSAVGPSSSSPSEQVFPERPGEPECQYYLKTGDCKYGPSCRYHHPRDRVIPRTNCLLSPIGLPLRPGVQPCTFYLQNGHCKFGSTCKFDHPIGTMRYNPSASSLVDMPVTPYPVGSLLATLAPSSSSTDLRPELISTSKKDTYSTRVPSSGNTSSSSVGLIFSQSGSVSLSDVQHTSQTSVPLSSSRSTRQGGEVRRSS